Within the Natranaeroarchaeum sulfidigenes genome, the region CGTGGATCTCGGGGGTCCCCTCGATCGTCCACTCGTTGATATCAGTTTCGCCAGGCTCGTATACTTTCGCTACCTCCTCGCCCACGAAGTCGATACCGTGATCGGTGCTTGCCTCTACAACGAATCGAACCCCGACGACGTCGCCTTCCGGAATGGTCCTTCCAAGAGCATCGCTCTCGACGTCCGTCTCGGCGACCACTGGTTCGATGTCCTGAGTGACGGATGTCAGACTCACTCCGAGAGCTGCGATCTGTGATTCGATGTTCATCCGGAAGAAGCTCGGCGGCGCATCTCCGGCGTCGATTTCTGCCTGAACGTCTTCGAGCCTCTCGCCGGCGTAGTAGTGTTCTGCGAGTACTGGACCGTAATCGTCCAGGTTGAACCGACCGAGTCCCCGAATCGTGTCTATTTCCAGTGACGCCCCGGTCAACATGGTCACGAGGTTCACCCAGAAGATATCTTGATACCCAGCGCCGGTGATCGTCACCTCATTGTCCTGTGCGACTCTATCGAGTTTCGATGCCAGCTCCGGAGCCGTAGTCCAGGGGTACAGGGCTTCTTCCGAGGACGTAATCGCATTCACGCCGTGTCTGGCACACCGCTCGAGATGGGGCGCTACCGATTTCAGTGGGGTAGCTATCGCAACGGTCGCGATATCGGCACGCGTGTCATCGAACACAGCCTCTGGGTCGTCACGTACTTCGACCCCAAGCTCCCGATCGAAGCCGATGATTTCTCCCAGGTCCCGGCCCACCTTGTCCTCGTCAGCGTCGATAGCACCAACGATTTCCACTCCGTTGTGCAGCATGTACTCGGCGAGATCCTGTCCGGTTGATCCGACCCCGTACACGATTGCTCGAATTTTGCTCATGGTACAGTCACTCCTACGGCAAGAACAACCGATAGTGGACAGCCTCACTATGAGACTATTTATGAACTGCCTCCGTCTCGGCACGATCCTCGACATGCTGGATGACTTCGATACGCCGAAACCGGGACAGTAGCCGGAGAAGTCGGCCGCCTTAGTCGTCGTCAGCTGTCTGCGGAGTCGGGGCGTCTCGCGGGCCGCCCGCGTGGCCCTCGTGGGCGATCGCAGTAGCGAGCAGGTCTGGTGAGATAGCGGGGACGTCCGCTTCAGTTACAGGCCCCTCACGTTCGATCTCGTCGGCCGACCGTGGGAACTCCCGGAGCTCCTTGTGAATCGCGATTCCCGCCTTCGCCCCCTGCCCCATCGCGACCGGGATCTGGTTGTGTCCCGGCGTCACGTCGCCGACCGCGAAGACCCCCTCGACGCTCGTCCGGCCGTGGTCGTCGACGTCGATCGTTCCGTCCTCGGTGAGTTCACAGCCCAGCGACTCGGCGAGATCGGTGTTGTAATCGGACCCATACATCGGGAAGCCACCGCGGTACTCCCGTCGCGTTCCGTCCTCGAACTCGAAGGCGTCCAGCCAGCCCGAATCGGAATCCTTCTCGATGCCAACCACGTCCTCGTGGACGACGTCGATGGGGTGATTTTCCAGCATCGTTGCTGTCTCCTCGCTCCAGGTCGGCTCCTCGCCCCGAGTCAGCAGGTCGACCTCGTCGGTGACGTTGAGCATGATCATTGCGACGTAGGCCGCCGAAGTACTATGACCCATCACGTAGACCGGTTCATCGACGAACATGTACGCGTCACAGTGGAGACACCAGTGCAGACCGCGGCCAGTCCGGGGAAGGGGCGGGTCGGGACGCTCGTCGGAGAACCCGGTCGCAAGTGTGACCCGCTCCGCGAGAATCTCTCCGTCTCCCGTCGAGAGGCGGAACTGTCCATCATCGGTCTGCTCGGCGTCGGTGACAAAGCCCCGCTCGAAGTCGGCACCGTATGACCGTACCTGCTCGCGGGCAGTTTCGAGGAACTCATTGCCGGAGGTTGCCTCGGTCACGCCGATCACGTTGTGCGTGTCTGTCATCATGGCCGCCCGGCCACCACCGCGGTCGATTACAACGGTCTCGTGACCCAGTCGGGCACCGTACAGTGCGGTCGTCAGTCCGGCGGGGCCGCCCCCCACAACCGCGAGTTCGTACTCGTCGCCCTCGCTCGTACTCATTACCCGCTCTAGCGGGTAGACCGGTATAAAGCTGCGTTCTCCGGAACGGCCTCTCGGACAGCCGAGACCGCCAGACGTGCACCCAACTGGGAACCGTCGGTAACTACAAATCCGATCGGTTACAAAAGCCGATATGACAGTTCTCGTCGCAGTTGCCGACGACGAAGTCTCTGCGGGCGTCGTCGATGTCGCCAGCAAACTGGGGTCGTGTCTCGACGAGGAGCTGTACGTCGTTCACCTCACGGAAAACGAATACGCAAATGCAGATGAACGACAGGTTCGGGACGACCTCCGGGAGCAGTTCGAGGGGAAAGACGTCGCGTTCGAGGTAGCGATCGAGCACATCAACCGGTCGGGACTGCGAACCAGCGCTGCCGTCGGCCGACAGCTCGCGGATCTCGCGGACG harbors:
- a CDS encoding NAD(P)/FAD-dependent oxidoreductase; amino-acid sequence: MSTSEGDEYELAVVGGGPAGLTTALYGARLGHETVVIDRGGGRAAMMTDTHNVIGVTEATSGNEFLETAREQVRSYGADFERGFVTDAEQTDDGQFRLSTGDGEILAERVTLATGFSDERPDPPLPRTGRGLHWCLHCDAYMFVDEPVYVMGHSTSAAYVAMIMLNVTDEVDLLTRGEEPTWSEETATMLENHPIDVVHEDVVGIEKDSDSGWLDAFEFEDGTRREYRGGFPMYGSDYNTDLAESLGCELTEDGTIDVDDHGRTSVEGVFAVGDVTPGHNQIPVAMGQGAKAGIAIHKELREFPRSADEIEREGPVTEADVPAISPDLLATAIAHEGHAGGPRDAPTPQTADDD
- a CDS encoding NAD(P)H-dependent amine dehydrogenase family protein, with the translated sequence MSKIRAIVYGVGSTGQDLAEYMLHNGVEIVGAIDADEDKVGRDLGEIIGFDRELGVEVRDDPEAVFDDTRADIATVAIATPLKSVAPHLERCARHGVNAITSSEEALYPWTTAPELASKLDRVAQDNEVTITGAGYQDIFWVNLVTMLTGASLEIDTIRGLGRFNLDDYGPVLAEHYYAGERLEDVQAEIDAGDAPPSFFRMNIESQIAALGVSLTSVTQDIEPVVAETDVESDALGRTIPEGDVVGVRFVVEASTDHGIDFVGEEVAKVYEPGETDINEWTIEGTPEIHVRNEDTPTAIGTSTQIVNRIPDILQADPGYVTVDELPAPRYRPLSLENYVE
- a CDS encoding universal stress protein, which translates into the protein MTVLVAVADDEVSAGVVDVASKLGSCLDEELYVVHLTENEYANADERQVRDDLREQFEGKDVAFEVAIEHINRSGLRTSAAVGRQLADLADDVSINHVVIGHRSKSWLGKFTEGHTALVVADGVEVPVTVVPEDLDRSVL